The Anopheles marshallii chromosome X, idAnoMarsDA_429_01, whole genome shotgun sequence genome includes a window with the following:
- the LOC128708209 gene encoding protein artichoke translates to MRLWQVYSSATWRRLLVVTFVLLVQLIDSGQMEELQLRSSGGGITRFRGGASDSSSKGRQQAGPASMYAVNDIECPSFAESSACPCYKFEDGIFLECPGITFAALRSTLQVISSPIQSLSVYDFDRSVKTLTVDLFQGSGSTGVGMGSEPLVSANVSIRHLQFSHSSLQQLKQNSLLPLRSHLESLSIINGKLTHVPSKAIVGLKKLLVLDLDANEITTLDDYAFHGLHLVKLNLKGNQIDRIPTNALTGLEESLAELDLSENRLRQFPTMALRQLENLRLVRLSMNEITSLEPDDSYSRFGSLSFLDLSLNNFVELYADIFGAFPYLKTLSLYNNFIETVHRDAFVSLHELQSLDLSHNRIVYLDPDVFAGNRRLHTVDLSRNHVHLVSGVFANLPVLREVFLSENNLLELTDDCFANSTGVKVLYLEHNALQRLDGDALASLANLEQLFLSHNLLEKIPVRFFESTPELTSLALDANALLELDERLFRRQIKLRELRLNGNRLRQIRAALFAPATDLMELHLQNNELRVIERGALRGCPQLQYVNLQENALEELDAVFAGGPPHPPAHSPLMAVTTHGKLISTKGDTVPDELQSVSESALLSIQLSGNALKHLHAQAFRGQTSVQMVWLENNQLRALDRLLFAETVHLEKLYLRNNSLLALEAGTFDALTCLKLLDLSWNRLSDLLPELFKGLIELEELYLSHNMLGALRANVFGTLRGLRTLDLSYNNLQTLGADSLQPGLPVSSVNLRGCNLTRLEPGAFRGLSNLAELMLEENFLPASELRHLDASPVRTLRLAANNFSLVREGLLERLASLQVLELARCAIGDLPTALLQRNVNLVRLDLSENDIRVLRRGSFTGLHVFKELRLHGNRLVDFPHLALLNVSTLEVLTLSRNQLTAIDFYKLSGLPNLRTLDLHANSITTLGGFTVDTLPHLDTLDLSGNLLLALPENFFKHSVSLQRIDLSLNRFGRIPNLALSEASLARLAWLNLTGNPLQRITADGDQQRFPHLRELIISRTNLSIVTSKDFELYPAVQRLHLSHNRINRISPGAFVALASLQLLDLSLNELELLPKERLQGLRLLETLNLSTNSIRELDEFAQDLHKLRVLDASANQLERIQKNALRHLGALQELYLNGNRLVTVASDAFRTLRALTTLDLRKNYFEYAPLRALKPLETHLQQLRLEDNPLICSCDTQELWEWLSDHRKWARGYDNVRCEQPAEVQGKLLLTMEPQEFCDVPLILKIAIQDIQPYSVLVSWQSREHSGLHGYHIIYHSLDTVEDIRGKTMNRSSNSAKLNRLSSNTRYLICVLGLGSWLTHHSDINSLLNQSNQLQNQILNSGSAVHSGYAAGDLDASLSNTLLSLMMDTPTSRCTEVRTLDAIGPNPLAEADGMSGRSIIHSILTRRLGLIVGCCLGIVVFIVLISVLGWLKIKKQRLEAAKRQQQPHQPEFISYRHFSIPNDEHGRDGVVGALSAGSSSGGGGVALLDGHPSFISGAVLGTTTTMNGGGPDEHKKLFLTDS, encoded by the exons ATGCGTTTGTGGCAGGTGTACAGTAGCGCCACCTGGCGCCGATTGCTAGTGGTGACGTTCGTGTTACTGGTGCAGCTCATTGACAGCGGTCAGATGGAGGAGCTGCAGTTGCGCAGCTCGGGCGGTGGAATAACCCGGTTCCGTGGCGGTGCGTCCGACTCATCGTCCAAGGGTCGGCAGCAAGCTGGCCCGGCCTCGATGTACGCCGTGAATGATATCGAATGCCCGAGCTTTGCGGAAAGTTCTGCCTGTCCCTGCTACAAGTTTGAGGATG GCATCTTTCTGGAGTGCCCAGGCATCACGTTCGCGGCCTTGCGCTCGACACTGCAAGTCATCTCGTCTCCGATACAGTCCCTGTCCGTGTATGACTTTGACCGTTCCGTGAAGACGTTGACGGTCGACCTGTTCCAAGGCTCTGGGTCAACAGGCGTCGGGATGGGTTCGGAACCGTTGGTAAGCGCAAACGTCAGCATACGACACCTGCAATTCTCTCACTCGAGTTTGCAACAACTGAAGCAGAACAGCTTGCTGCCGTTACGTTCGCATCTGGAGAGTCTGAGCATCATCAACGGAAAATTGACACAT GTTCCGTCGAAAGCGATCGTAGGCCTTAAAAAGCTGTTGGTGCTGGATCTGGATGCGAACGAGATCACAACTCTTGATGATTACGCGTTTCATGGCTTACACCTGGTGAAGCTTAATCTTAAAGGTAACCAAATCGACCGGATACCCACGAACGCACTCACAGGGCTGGAAGAATCATTGGCCGAGTTGGATTTGTCCGAGAACCGGTTACGTCAGTTTCCGACAATGGCGTTACGTCAGCTAGAAAACTTGCGGCTGGTGCGACTTTCTATGAACGAGATTACATCGCTGGAACCGGACGACAGTTATTCACGGTTTGGGTCACTCTCGTTCCTTGATTTAAGCCTTAACAACTTCGTCGAACTGTATGCGGACATTTTCGGAGCTTTTCCGTACCTGAAGACGCTCTCGCTGTACAACAACTTCATCGAAACGGTGCACCGAGACGCGTTCGTGTCGTTGCACGAGCTGCAATCGTTGGATCTCAGCCACAACCGGATCGTTTATCTCGATCCGGATGTGTTTGCTGGCAATCGACGCCTGCATACGGTGGATCTGAGCCGCAACCACGTTCACTTAGTGAGCGGTGTATTTGCGAATCTACCGGTTTTGCGGGAGGTCTTCCTGAGCGAAAACAATCTACTCGAGCTGACGGACGATTGTTTCGCAAACTCCACCGGTGTGAAGGTACTATACCTCGAGCACAACGCGCTGCAACGACTCGACGGTGACGCACTTGCCTCGCTCGCAAACTTAGAGCAACTATTTTTGAGCCATAACCTGTTGGAGAAAATACCGGTACGGTTTTTCGAATCGACGCCCGAGCTAACATCACTAGCTCTGGATGCAAACGCACTGCTCGAGCTAGACGAGCGACTGTTTCGACGACAGATAAAGCTACGTGAGCTGCGCCTCAATGGGAACCGTTTGCGACAGATACGTGCCGCCCTGTTTGCACCCGCTACCGATCTTATGGAGCTGCACCTGCAGAACAATGAGCTGCGTGTAATTGAACGTGGTGCATTGAGGGGTTGCCCGCAGCTGCAGTACGTTAACCTACAGGAGAACGCGTTGGAGGAGTTGGAtgcagtgtttgccggtgggCCGCCGCATCCACCGGCTCACTCACCCCTGATGGCGGTGACGACACACGGTAAGTTGATCAGCACGAAAGGTGACACGGTGCCGGATGAGTTGCAGAGCGTGAGCGAATCGGCATTGCTCTCTATACAGCTCAGTGGGAATGCACTGAAACACCTGCATGCCCAAGCATTCCGCGGACAGACGAGTGTTCAGATGGTGTGGTTGGAGAACAATCAGCTCCGTGCGCTGGATCGACTCCTATTTGCCGAGACAGTACACCTAGAAAAGCTCTATCTGAGAAATAACTCGCTCCTAGCTCTTGAGGCGGGTACGTTTGATGCGCTCACATGTCTCAAGCTACTCGATTTATCGTGGAACCGGTTGAGTGATCTGTTACCAGAGTTGTTTAAAGGATTAATAGAGTTGGAGGAGCTATATCTGTCACACAATATGCTAGGTGCGCTAAGGGCCAACGTTTTCGGTACGCTGCGAGGATTGCGAACACTGGATCTCAGCTATAACAACCTGCAAACGCTCGGTGCGGACTCACTGCAGCCTGGATTGCCTGTGAGCAGTGTAAATCTGCGTGGTTGTAACCTAACGCGGCTCGAACCTGGGGCATTCCGAGGTCTATCGAATTTGGCTGAGTTAATGCTGGAAGAGAACTTCTTGCCTGCCAGCGAGTTACGCCACCTCGATGCAAGTCCGGTGCGTACGTTGCGTCTCGCCGCCAACAATTTCTCGCTAGTGAGGGAAGGTTTGCTGGAGCGGTTAGCATCACTGCAAGTGTTGGAGCTGGCGAGATGTGCTATCGGTGATCTACCTACGGCGCTTCTGCAGCGCAACGTCAACCTTGTGCGGTTGGATTTAAGTGAGAATGATATTCGCGTACTACGCCGCGGGTCGTTTACTGGTTTACACGTCTTCAAGGAGCTACGTTTGCACGGGAATCGACTCGTAGACTTCCCGCATCTGGCGCTTTTGAACGTCTCTACTCTGGAGGTGTTGACATTGTCCCGGAACCAGCTAACCGCTATAGATTTTTACAAGCTCAGTGGTTTGCCAAACCTACGTACACTTGATCTGCACGCGAACAGTATCACCACGCTGGGGGGCTTCACCGTCGACACGTTGCCTCATCTGGATACGCTTGACCTAAGCGGTAATCTATTGCTTGCACTACCAGAGAACTTTTTCAAACACTCGGTCAGTCTGCAGCGTATTGACCTTTCGCTTAACCGGTTCGGACGCATACCCAACCTGGCCCTGTCCGAAGCCTCTCTCGCACGACTTGCCTGGCTGAATCTGACCGGTAATCCACTTCAACGCATCACAGCAGATGGAGATCAGCAACGATTTCCACACCTGCGCGAGCTCATCATCAGCCGTACGAATCTGTCGATCGTAACGAGTAAAGACTTTGAGCTTTACCCAGCCGTACAAAGGTTACACCTGTCGCATAACCGAATCAATCGCATATCACCCGGTGCGTTCGTTGCGCTTGCCAGCCTACAACTACTCGATTTGAGCTTGAACGAGCTCGAACTACTACCAAAGGAACGTCTGCAGGGTTTACGATTGCTCGAAACGTTAAACCTCTCCACTAACAGTATCCGTGAGCTGGACGAGTTCGCGCAAGACCTCCACAAGCTGCGCGTACTCGACGCTTCCGCCAATCAGCTCGAGCGCATTCAAAAGAACGCTCTGAGACATTTGGGAGCGTTGCAGGAGCTGTATCTCAATGGTAACCGACTAGTGACGGTAGCGTCTGATGCGTTCCGCACGTTGCGTGCTTTGACCACGCTTGATCTGCGCAAAAACTACTTCGAGTATGCACCACTCCGTGCGTTGAAGCCACTCGAAACACATCTGCAGCAATTACGACTAGAAG ATAATCCGCTCATTTGCTCGTGCGATACGCAGGAACTGTGGGAGTGGTTGAGCGACCACAGGAAGTGGGCTCGTGGTTACGACAACGTGCGTTGCGAACAGCCGGCCGAGGTGCAGGGCAAGCTGTTATTGACGATGGAGCCGCAAGAGTTTTGCGACGTGCCGCTCATTCTCAAGATCGCCATCCAGGACATACAGCCGTACTCGGTGCTGGTGTCATGGCAGAGCAGGGAACACTCTGGTCTCCACGGGTACCACATCATCTACCATTCACTGGACACGGTCGAGGAC ATACGCGGCAAAACGATGAATCGGTCTTCAAATTCGGCCAAACTGAATCGATTGTCCTCAAACACACGCTACTTGATCTGTGTCCTAGGTTTGGGTAGTTGGCTAACGCACCATAGTGACATCAACAGTTTGCTCAACCAGTCAAACCAGCTGCAAAACCAGATCCTCAACAGCGGTTCGGCCGTGCACAGTGGTTACGCAGCCGGCGATCTGGACGCGTCCCTCTCGAACACGTTGCTCTCGCTCATGATGGATACACCGACGTCCCGTTGCACGGAAGTTCGCACACTGGATGCGATCGGACCGAACCCGCTCGCCGAAGCGGACGGTATGTCCGGGCGCAGCATCATCCACTCGATCCTGACGCGACGGCTAGGCCTGATCGTTGGCTGCTGTCTCGGCATCGTTGTCTTCATCGTGCTCATATCCGTGCTCGGGTGGTTGAAGATTAAGAAGCAACGACTGGAAGCGGCCAAGcgtcagcagcagccacaTCAGCCCGAATTCATTTCCTATCGGCACTTTTCGATCCCGAACGATGAGCATGGCCGGGACGGGGTGGTCGGTGCGCTAAGTGCCGGAAGCAGtagcggcggtggtggtgttgccCTACTCGATGGGCATCCATCGTTTATTTCCGGTGCCGTGCTCGGCACCACTACGACCATGAACGGCGGTGGACCGGACGAACACAAGAAGCTTTTCCTTACCGACAGTTGA